From the genome of Helicobacter pylori:
TGAATGAAATCATAGCTTAAGAGGTTGTTGAGTTGCAAGCGCACATTCAAACGCTCTGTAAGCCATGAACGCTTGGCGAAGTGGTTGCTGAATTGCGGGTGATCTTTTAATTCTTCTTTAATAGGCTCTAAAAATTGTATCCAGTTTGCAATGTAAGGGGTTTTAGCTTTGGTGGTTTCATCATTGATTAAATGAATGCTCCCGCAAGCCCCACAATCGCTATGCCCGCAAATGATTAAGTTTTGAATCCCCACATGCACAATAGCGTATTCAATGCTCGCAATGGTAGAAAGGGATTCTTTATAGCTTGTTTTAGGGGGGATCACATTGCCCATGTTGCGGATCACATACAATTCGCCCGGTTTGGTGCCAGTGATTAGATTAGGCACGACTCGTGAATCCACGCAAGAAATGAACAAAGTGTGGGGCTTTTGCTTAGTCTTTAAGCTCTCATAAAGCTCTTTAAGCTCTTCATATTCATTCTCTTGAAACTCTAACGCTCCTAAAAACGCTTTCACTCTTTAACCCTTAAAATCTCATTTTTTTAAACTTGGTTTTCATTCTAAAACGCTTATCATAGCTAAAAATCTTGCATTTCTTTTTGTTATAATGGCGTTATTTTACACTTTAAAGGGCTTTCATGCAATTATGTGTCGCATTGGATTTAGAAAAAAAAGAGGACAATCTTTCTTTATTGCAAGAATTGAAGGGCTTAGATTTATGGGCTAAGGTGGGGCTTAGATCGTTTATAAGAGATGGGGCTGTTTTTTTAGATGAAATCAGAAAGATTGATGAAAATTTTAAGATCTTTTTGGATTTGAAGCTCTATGATATTCCTTATACTATGGCAAATGCCGCGCTAGAATGCGCGAAATTAGACATTGACATGCTCACCGTGCATTTAAGCAGCGCTAAAAGCGCGCTAACCATTTTAATGCAACGCCTGAACGCTCTTAAAAAACGCCCCTTGATCATGGGCGTGAGCGCTTTAACCAGCTTTAGCGAAGAGGAATTTTTGATGGTGTATAACGCCCCTTTAAAAACTCAAGCGATTAAATTGAGCGCTATGGGCAAAGAGAGCGGGATTGATGGGGTGGTGTGTTCGGTGTTTGAAAGTTTAGCGATCAAAGAGGCTTTGGGTCAAGGCTTTTTGACTTTAACCCCTGGCATAAGGCTGGATAAAAACGATAAAGAAGATCAAGAACGAGTGGCGAACGCTAAAGAAGCTAAACAAAATTTAAGCGATTTTATCGTGGTGGGCCGCCCCATTTATCAGGCTAAAGAGCCTAGAGAAGTGGTTTTAGAGCTTTTAAAGGATTGTTAAATGTGGGTGTTAGAAACGATTGCTGCTTTAAGAGAATATCGTAAAAGTTTGAAAGAAAGCGTGGGGTTTGTGCCGACTATGGGGGCTTTACACAAAGGGCATCAAAGCTTGATAGAAAGGAGTTTGAAAGAAAATCCCCACACGATTGTAAGCGTTTTTGTCAACCCCACGCAATTTGGGGCTAATGAGGATTTTAGCACTTACCCGCGCCCTTTAGAAAAGGATTTGGCTTTGTGTGAAAAATTAGGCGTTAGTGCGGTGTTTTTGCCTAAAATTGGCGAAATGTATCCCTATGAAGCAGAGCAATGCCTAAAATTATATGCCCCTGCATTTTTATCCCGCTCTTTAGAGGGAGCCATGCGTAAGGGGCATTTTGATGGGGTGGTTCAGGTTGTGTTAAAATTGTTCCATCTTGTCAATCCCACTAGAGCGTATTTTGGCAAAAAGGACGCCCAACAGCTTTTAATCATTGAGCATTTAGTTAAAGATTTGCTTTTAGACATTGAAATAGCGCCATGCGAGATTGCGCGAGATAGCGATCATTTGGCGTTAAGCTCTAGGAATGTGTATTTGAATGCCACAGAAAGAAAACATGCCCTAGCCATTCCAAAAGCTCTAGAAAGTATCCAGCAAGCCATAGATAAGGGCGAAAAAGCGTGCGAAAAACTGAAAAAACTAGGGCTTGAAATTTTAAAAAATTTAGAAGTGGATTATTTGGAATGCTGTAACCACAAGCTAGAGCCTTTAACAACCATAGAGCCAGCTAACACGCTCATTTTGGTGGCGGCTCGTGTGGGTAAAACCAGGCTTTTAGATAATTTATGGGTGTAGTTTGAAATTTTTGTGGCGACCCTTGAAAGATTTGAACTTCCGTTTCCACCGTGAAAGGGTGGTATCCTTGGCCACTAGATGAAAGGGTCATTTTTAACGATTGACTATTATATTGGAAATAAAGCGTAGAAAATGATTTAAAAAGTTCTTGGTGGCGGAGCGGACGGGACTCGAACCCGCGACCCCCTGCGTGACAGGCAGATATTCTAACCAGCTGAACTACCGCTCCCTATCCAAACCCCATAGCCTAAAAATGCATGCTTTAGTCATGGTGGTCGCTATAAGACTCGAACTTATGACATCTACCTTGTAAGGGTAGCGCTCTACCAACTGAGCTAAGCGACCAAAATATTGAGATAAATCCAACTAAACCCGTATAAAAGAGTGGTGACTCCTAGGGGATTTGAACCCCTGTAACCACCGTGAAAGGGTGGTATCCTAACCACTAGATGAAGGAGCCACGATGCTCATGGTGACCCGTGTTGGATTTGAACCAACGGCCCATTCCTTAAAAGGGAATTGCTCTACCAGCTGAGCTAACGGGTCTCACAAAAAAAGATAATAATACAATTTTTTTTAACGCTTGTCAAGAATAATTGAAAAATATTGCGGTTTTCATAGGAATGACACGCTCTTAAAACGGCATGGGTAACAGCTTTTGCTTAAATGAGAACTTGATTGCGCTTAATGCTGCAAGAATCGCAACAGATTCCATGCGTTTTTGTTATTGGTTGGTATTGTTTTTAAGGTTTTAAAAAATGCTTGTAGCGTTTTTAGTCTCTATAATTAATGCCTAATGAGAACAGAGCCTTATAATTTTATAGCAAATAAAAGCCTGCTAAACACAGACCTAAGATAAAGAAAAAGGCTAACTAAAAACATAGCGGATAAGAGTTGCGTTATTCCTCTGTCTGTTGGGGTGTTGTTTGTGTTTATCTATCAAAGCTGGAAAGTCCAAGTGTCTTTGTTGGTTTGTATTTCTATTTTTCTCATTATTACACTTTGAGAAAAGCCCTTCATGATTTTTTTCAAATTCACTTTAAGAGCGCTTGAATTTTGGGATATCAAGGGCTGTTAGAATAGCTAAAAAATCATCGCAGATAAGGATAATGAAAATAATTTTTAAAATAAAATTTAAAAATATAAAATAAAGTAACTCAATTTTTTGAAACAATGAAAGAATATTCAAGTTAAAAATTTTATTTGTTATTAAAAATACTGAATGGATTTGAAAAGTTGCGTGTTTTATTTTTAGAATGAGCGGTTTTATCAAAGCACCCCCCAAGAAAGAGAGATTTTATAGAGTGCTTTTTAAAAAGTAAAGAAAAGTTACAAAAAGCAAGGGGGCTTACATCATTCCGCCCATGCCTCCCATACCGCCCATGCCACCCACATCAGGCATTGCTGGGGTCGCTTTTTCTTCTTTGATTTCATGCACGGTGGCTTCTGTGGTTAAAAGCAGGCTTGAAACCGAAACCGCATTTTGTAAAGCGATCCTTTCTACTTTTAGGGGGTCAATAATGCCTTCTTTAAACATATCCACATACTTGCCATTGCTAGCGTTAAAACCAAAATGCCCTTCGTGTTTTTGCACTTCATTCACGACCACACCGCCATCATAACCGGCATTGATAGCGATTTGAGCTAATGGGGCTTTAATGGCGCGCATGATGATTTCATAGCCCACTTTTTCATCATCGTGTAAATTCAAATGCACTTTTTGAGCCGCGCGAATAAGAGCCGCACCGCCGCCAATCACAATGCCTTCTTCAACCGCCGCTTTAGTCGCGCTCAATGCATCATCAACCCGGTCTTTTTTCTCTTTCATTTCCACTTCACTCGCAGCGCCCACTTTAATCACAGCCACACCGCCAGAGAGTTTAGCCAACCTTTCTTGCAATTTTTCTTTGTCATAATCGCTTGTCGTGCTTGCAATTTGGGTTTTGATTTGCGCGACTCTGTCTTTAACATCATGGCTATGACCTTTGCCATCTACGATCGTGGTGTTGTCTTTGTCAATCACAATCCTTCCGGCTTTGCCTAAAAACTCCACTTCAGCGTTTTCTAAAGTCAAACCTAATTCTTCGCTAATGACTTGACCGCCGGTTAAAACAGCGATGTCTTTGAGCATTTCTTTTCTTCTGTCCCCAAAGCCTGGAGCTTTAACCGCTGCGATATTTAACACGCCTCTTAATTTATTCACCACTAGAGTCGTTAAAGCTTCGCCCTCAATGTCTTCAGCGATGATTAAAAGCGGTTTGCCCTCTTTCATGGTTTTTTCTAGTAGCGGGAGAATGTCTTTCATGCTAGAGATTTTTTTATCCGTTAAAAGGATGTAAGCGTTATCCAATTGAGCGGTCATTTTCTCAGCGTTGGTTACAAAGTAAGGGGAGAGGTAGCCTCTATCAAATTGCATGCCCTCTACGACATCCAATTCATCTTCAATGCCCTTAGCTTCTTCAACGGTGATCACGCCGTCTTTGCCCACTTTTTCCATAGCGTCAGCGATGAGTTTCCCGATATTGTGATCGGAGTTTGCAGAAATGGTCGCCACTTGGGTGATTTCTTCTTTACCGCCCACTTTTTTGCTGGCTTTTTTAAGCTCATTAATGATCGCTTCAGCGGCTTTATCCATGCCTCGTTTCACTTCAATAGGGTTAGCCCCAGCCGTGATATTCCTCAAGCCTTCTTTAAAAATGCTATAAGCCAGCACGGTCGCTGTGGTCGTGCCATCGCCGGCAGCATCAGCGGTTTTGCTCGCTACTTCTTTAACGAGTTGAGCACCCATGTTAGCCACCGGGCAACTTAATTCAATCTCTTTAGCCACGCTCACGCCATCTTTGGTGATGCTTGGAGCGCCATAGCTTTTTTGGATCAACACATTCCTGCCTCTTGGCCCCATGGTTACTTTGACAGCGTCATGGAGTTGTCTCACGCCTTCAAATAAAAGGTTTCTTGCACTATCTGAAAATTTGATTTCTTTTGCCATTTTGTATCCTTAATAATGATGTTTTTAGTGTTTTTTGTGATCATGACAGCAAGATTCATGCTCTTTAGCATGTTTATGGTCATGACTATTTGTATGACAACAAGAGCCTGAGCTCACAATACCTAGAATGTCTTCTAGTTCTAGCACCATGTATTCAACGCCGTCTAAAACGATTTCTGCACCTTTGTATTTGCCAAAAGCGATCACATCGCCTTCTTTAACGCATTTACAACCCTCGCTGATTTTATGGCTAACCGCTTTGACTACGCCCATTAAAGGCTTTTCTTTAGCGTTATCAGGGATGATGATGCCTGAACTGGTTTTGTTCTCTTCTTCAAGTCTTTCTACTAAGACCCTTTCTCCTAATGGCTGAAACTTCATATTAGTTCTCCTAAGTTTTGATAAATAAAATAGAAAATTAGCGCTTAGTATTCTTAAGCGACATAACTATAGCGCATTTTTAGGGATAAGTCAAGCCATAAAAACAAAGCTAATAATATAACTATAAGGATTATTAAGTCTATTTGTATAAAGTTTCATTAGTTTAAAAATATAAGGATTAGAAAAGGGGGCGTTATCAACAAAGATTTTATTTATTGAGTATAATTCATTCAAGCGAGTTAAAACAAGAAAGCAAGATGAAGAAAGCAAAAAATGATTCTTAAAAGTTCCATTGATCGCCTTTTGCAAACGATAGATATTGTAGAAGTCATTAGCTCTTATGTGGATTTGAGGAAATCAGGTTCTAATTACATGGCTTGTTGCCCTTTTCATGAAGAAAGGAGCGCGAGTCTTAGCGTCAATCAAGTTAAAGGGTTTTACCATTGCTTTGGGTGTGGAGCGAGCGGGGATAGCATTAAATTTGTGATGGAGTTTGAAAAGCTTTCGTTTGTGGAAGCATTAGAGAAATTAGCCCACCGATTCAATGTGGCTTTAGAGTATGACAAAGGCGTTTATTGCGATCATAAAGAAGATTACCACCTTTTAGAAATGGTGAGCTCGTTGTATCAAGAAGAGCTTTTTAACGCCCCGTTTTTTTTGAATTATTTGCAAAAAAGAGGGCTTAGCTTAGAGAGCATAAGAGCGTTTAAATTAGGCTTATGCACGAATAGAATTGATTATGGCATTGAAAATAAAGGCTTGAATAAGGACAAACTGATTGAATTAGGCGTGCTGGGCAAGAGCGATAAAAAGGATAAAACCTATTTGCGTTTTTTGGATCGTATCATGTTCCCTATTTATAGCCCTAGCGCTCAAGTGGTGGGTTTTGGAGGGCGCACCTTAAAAGAAAAAGCGGCCAAGTATATCAATTCGCCCCAAAATAAGCTTTTTGATAAATCCAGTTTGCTCTATGGCTATCATTTGGCTAAAGAATACATCTACAAACAAAAGCAAGTCATTGTAACAGAGGGGTATTTGGATGTGATTTTATTGCACCAAGCGGGTTTTAAAAACGCCATAGCCACGCTTGGGACAGCTTTAACGCCATCGCATTTGCCCTTGCTTAAAAAAGGCGAGCCAGAAATTCTTTTGAGCTATGATGGGGATAAAGCAGGGCGAAACGCAGCTTATAAAGCGAGCTTGATGCTGGCTAAAGAGCAAAGGAGGGGGGGGGTGATTCTCTTTGAAAACAACCTGGATCCAGCGGATATGATCGCTAATGGCCAGATTGAAACCTTAAAAAATTGGCTATCGCGCCCCATGGCTTTTATTGAATTTGTTTTAAGGCACATGGCAAATTCCTATCTTTTAGACGATCCTTTAGAAAAAGATAAGGCCCTTAAAGAAATGTTAGGGTTTTTAAAAAACTTTTCCTTGCTTTTACAAAGCGAATACAAGCCC
Proteins encoded in this window:
- the panC gene encoding pantoate--beta-alanine ligase, encoding MWVLETIAALREYRKSLKESVGFVPTMGALHKGHQSLIERSLKENPHTIVSVFVNPTQFGANEDFSTYPRPLEKDLALCEKLGVSAVFLPKIGEMYPYEAEQCLKLYAPAFLSRSLEGAMRKGHFDGVVQVVLKLFHLVNPTRAYFGKKDAQQLLIIEHLVKDLLLDIEIAPCEIARDSDHLALSSRNVYLNATERKHALAIPKALESIQQAIDKGEKACEKLKKLGLEILKNLEVDYLECCNHKLEPLTTIEPANTLILVAARVGKTRLLDNLWV
- the pyrF gene encoding orotidine-5'-phosphate decarboxylase is translated as MQLCVALDLEKKEDNLSLLQELKGLDLWAKVGLRSFIRDGAVFLDEIRKIDENFKIFLDLKLYDIPYTMANAALECAKLDIDMLTVHLSSAKSALTILMQRLNALKKRPLIMGVSALTSFSEEEFLMVYNAPLKTQAIKLSAMGKESGIDGVVCSVFESLAIKEALGQGFLTLTPGIRLDKNDKEDQERVANAKEAKQNLSDFIVVGRPIYQAKEPREVVLELLKDC
- the groES gene encoding co-chaperone GroES is translated as MKFQPLGERVLVERLEEENKTSSGIIIPDNAKEKPLMGVVKAVSHKISEGCKCVKEGDVIAFGKYKGAEIVLDGVEYMVLELEDILGIVSSGSCCHTNSHDHKHAKEHESCCHDHKKH
- the groL gene encoding chaperonin GroEL (60 kDa chaperone family; promotes refolding of misfolded polypeptides especially under stressful conditions; forms two stacked rings of heptamers to form a barrel-shaped 14mer; ends can be capped by GroES; misfolded proteins enter the barrel where they are refolded when GroES binds), producing MAKEIKFSDSARNLLFEGVRQLHDAVKVTMGPRGRNVLIQKSYGAPSITKDGVSVAKEIELSCPVANMGAQLVKEVASKTADAAGDGTTTATVLAYSIFKEGLRNITAGANPIEVKRGMDKAAEAIINELKKASKKVGGKEEITQVATISANSDHNIGKLIADAMEKVGKDGVITVEEAKGIEDELDVVEGMQFDRGYLSPYFVTNAEKMTAQLDNAYILLTDKKISSMKDILPLLEKTMKEGKPLLIIAEDIEGEALTTLVVNKLRGVLNIAAVKAPGFGDRRKEMLKDIAVLTGGQVISEELGLTLENAEVEFLGKAGRIVIDKDNTTIVDGKGHSHDVKDRVAQIKTQIASTTSDYDKEKLQERLAKLSGGVAVIKVGAASEVEMKEKKDRVDDALSATKAAVEEGIVIGGGAALIRAAQKVHLNLHDDEKVGYEIIMRAIKAPLAQIAINAGYDGGVVVNEVQKHEGHFGFNASNGKYVDMFKEGIIDPLKVERIALQNAVSVSSLLLTTEATVHEIKEEKATPAMPDVGGMGGMGGMGGMM
- the dnaG gene encoding DNA primase, whose protein sequence is MILKSSIDRLLQTIDIVEVISSYVDLRKSGSNYMACCPFHEERSASLSVNQVKGFYHCFGCGASGDSIKFVMEFEKLSFVEALEKLAHRFNVALEYDKGVYCDHKEDYHLLEMVSSLYQEELFNAPFFLNYLQKRGLSLESIRAFKLGLCTNRIDYGIENKGLNKDKLIELGVLGKSDKKDKTYLRFLDRIMFPIYSPSAQVVGFGGRTLKEKAAKYINSPQNKLFDKSSLLYGYHLAKEYIYKQKQVIVTEGYLDVILLHQAGFKNAIATLGTALTPSHLPLLKKGEPEILLSYDGDKAGRNAAYKASLMLAKEQRRGGVILFENNLDPADMIANGQIETLKNWLSRPMAFIEFVLRHMANSYLLDDPLEKDKALKEMLGFLKNFSLLLQSEYKPLIASLLQVPLHVLGIRERASFQPFYPKTEKPNHAQKLVNAPSTLSLEFLEKLVIRYLLEDRNLLDLAVGYIHSGVFLHKKQEFDALCQEKLDDPKLVALLLDANLPLKKGGFEKELRLLILRYFERQLKEIPKSSLPFSQKMIFLKKARQAIMKLKQGELVAI
- a CDS encoding carbonic anhydrase; its protein translation is MKAFLGALEFQENEYEELKELYESLKTKQKPHTLFISCVDSRVVPNLITGTKPGELYVIRNMGNVIPPKTSYKESLSTIASIEYAIVHVGIQNLIICGHSDCGACGSIHLINDETTKAKTPYIANWIQFLEPIKEELKDHPQFSNHFAKRSWLTERLNVRLQLNNLLSYDFIQERVMDNELKIFGWHYIIETGRIYNYNFESHFFEPIEETIKQRISHENF